In the Enterococcus rotai genome, AAAATAAAACAAGTGGTTCATCAAAGGTTCGCTGATTCAACAAATACTGTTCTGTGGCTAAATTTCGACGAATGTCTTGTGAGGGCATAATAACATAATACATTTACTTCCTCTTTTCTATAAAAGTGCTTTCAATTTTGCCAAATAAAAAATTCTGATAATTCCAATAACAGTTTCAGTCTATCATTCCTAATTATAAAATTACATATATTTGCTCAAAAAAGCTTTATATTATAAGGAAAATCGATATTTTATATAACAGAAATTTAAACATGAGACAGTTTTTAGTACACAAAAGGCACTCCTGAGTATGTACTAAACAGGAATGCTTTTCCCTATTTCAAAAATATTATTAACTAAATGTCAAGTGGTTTTCCTAGAGAAACAAATAACTAAAAAAGTGGCAGAAAACCAACAATCAGTTTTCTGCCATCTTTTTTAAACTTAAAATGTCGGATTATTTTTAATCATCTCTTGGTACCACTCAAAAGATTTTTTCTTTTTCCGCGCTAAAGTCCCTGTTTGATCATCATTTTTATCCACATAGATAAAGCCATAACGTTTTTTCATTTCACCAGTTGTTGCACTGACTAAATCAATTGGTCCCCACATTAAATAGCCAAAACAATCCACATAATCTTCAACGATTGCTTTTTCCATTTGTTCTAGATGCTTTTGGAGATAATCGATGCGGTAATCATCTTGAATCGAACCATCAGCTTCTACCTGATCCACTGCACCTAAGCCATTCTCCGTAATGATGATCGGCAATCCGTAGCGTCTATAAACATAGTTTAAGAGATATCTTAACCCAGTTGGATCAATTGCCCAGCCCCATTTACTCTGTTCAAGATACGGATTTTGAACACCACCGAATAAAGTTTCTTCATTATCGTCGTCTCCTTCGTAATGGGCCACACTTGAAGAATAATAATTTAGTCCTATAAAATCCAATTTTCCTTTTGCAAAAGCTTCTTGGTCGGCTTTAGAAATTTCTAACGCAATTCCTTGAGCCTTGTATTCCTTCAATTTGTATTCTGGAAATTTCCCCATACACATAGCATCGATTTGATAGAATTCACGATCCGTTTCTTTCAACGAATTCATGACATTTTGCGGATCACAATTCAACGGATAGGCTGGTGTCAAACCAAAAACACAGCCAACTTGATTTGTTGGATCGATTTTTCGAGCTAACGCGACAGCCTCTACACTAGCTAATGTCATATTATAGCTGATTGTTGCTAACGTTTGCTTTTTGTTTTCCATCTCAGTATATTTCAATCCAGCAATAATATAGGTGAAAATATCTGATGCTTCTGTTTGAGGATCAATATGGTTCATTTCGTTAAACGTTACCCAATAACGGACTTTGCCTTTTAGCGCTTCAAACATTGTTTGACAATAGTTTAAATAAAAGTCAATGACTTTTCTGTTCGTCCATGAGCCATATTCTCTGACTAAATGAACCGGCATTTCAAAATGATACAATGTCACGATTGGTTCAATGCCATTTTTCAATAATTCATCGACTACTTTTTGATAAAACTGAACCCCTAATGGATTAGCTTTTGCTTCATCGCCTTTAGGA is a window encoding:
- a CDS encoding family 1 glycosylhydrolase, producing MKKNEFLWGGSIAAHQCEGAWDQDGKGVAIMDLVTQGSHETPREICQTIEADKYYPSHDGIDFYHSYKEDIALFAEMGFKALRISIDWSRIYPKGDEAKANPLGVQFYQKVVDELLKNGIEPIVTLYHFEMPVHLVREYGSWTNRKVIDFYLNYCQTMFEALKGKVRYWVTFNEMNHIDPQTEASDIFTYIIAGLKYTEMENKKQTLATISYNMTLASVEAVALARKIDPTNQVGCVFGLTPAYPLNCDPQNVMNSLKETDREFYQIDAMCMGKFPEYKLKEYKAQGIALEISKADQEAFAKGKLDFIGLNYYSSSVAHYEGDDDNEETLFGGVQNPYLEQSKWGWAIDPTGLRYLLNYVYRRYGLPIIITENGLGAVDQVEADGSIQDDYRIDYLQKHLEQMEKAIVEDYVDCFGYLMWGPIDLVSATTGEMKKRYGFIYVDKNDDQTGTLARKKKKSFEWYQEMIKNNPTF